The Edaphobacter sp. 12200R-103 genome contains a region encoding:
- a CDS encoding polysaccharide biosynthesis/export family protein, with protein MAYAQFNGPSVTSAAGLNEPVHITTDPAILFPAKHDLRLFPGDLVTVHLYPSSDYSPAVRVSLDGTMQLPLIGNVHVQGLTIPEAEKVIADRLISAGMYRNPQIVLQLTESPNQVATVTGDVHSVVPIVGQSRLLDVLTVAGGIPTTSSHIITIHRLGLDQPIVVDLGSDPMTSEKNNIPIFAGDTIIVARAGVIYLLGAFKNVGAIPIQQNSPFTLIKAATLAGGPGFEGKMKDLRLIRTVGENRTVVHLNIKRIINGKDPDPVLQADDIVFLPSDTMKAAIKSGGIGTILGFASLLVVATR; from the coding sequence ATGGCGTACGCGCAGTTCAACGGCCCCTCCGTCACATCGGCGGCTGGCCTGAACGAACCGGTCCACATCACAACCGACCCAGCCATTCTTTTCCCTGCGAAACATGATCTACGACTGTTTCCTGGGGATCTGGTTACCGTGCACCTCTATCCCTCATCGGACTACTCTCCCGCGGTACGTGTAAGTCTTGACGGCACAATGCAGCTTCCTTTGATCGGAAATGTGCACGTTCAAGGTCTCACGATCCCCGAGGCAGAAAAGGTAATTGCCGATCGGCTCATCTCAGCCGGCATGTATCGCAATCCACAGATCGTACTCCAACTCACCGAATCACCCAATCAGGTCGCAACCGTAACAGGCGATGTGCATTCCGTGGTCCCCATTGTGGGGCAGAGTCGTCTTCTTGACGTACTTACGGTAGCTGGTGGGATCCCTACGACCTCCAGTCATATCATTACGATTCACCGCCTGGGTCTCGACCAACCCATCGTTGTTGATCTGGGCAGCGATCCAATGACCAGCGAGAAAAACAATATTCCGATCTTCGCAGGTGATACGATCATCGTCGCTCGAGCCGGTGTAATTTATCTGCTGGGCGCGTTTAAAAACGTAGGTGCGATTCCGATTCAGCAGAACTCTCCCTTCACTCTGATCAAGGCAGCGACCCTGGCGGGCGGACCCGGCTTCGAGGGCAAGATGAAAGATCTTCGCCTGATAAGAACCGTCGGAGAGAATCGAACGGTCGTTCATCTTAACATCAAGCGGATCATCAACGGGAAAGACCCTGACCCCGTCCTGCAGGCCGACGATATCGTATTCCTACCGAGCGACACCATGAAGGCTGCTATCAAGTCGGGAGGAATCGGAACGATACTCGGCTTTGCGTCCCTTCTTGTTGTAGCCACTCGCTAA
- a CDS encoding polysaccharide biosynthesis tyrosine autokinase has protein sequence MGLQSAQTPPQAGGASDTSPLAFGTAATDTTLSETLVTLRKRKRVLLAFVLAGLLYGIYAAETQPRIYEAFGRIQVRSGSSNEYRVSSVSGASTDSSQRLLTEVAILQSDSLMLTVAREMDLANNPDFLNGPAPKPRASLDDPAVRQATIHGLLANLVISQVQKTEIIRISYRSLSPKLAADIVNKIISAYIQRSYETRFASSQRVSNWLSGQLDDLKQQVQSSQERMLDVQKRLGILGFDPNHSQITSSLEQLSTASNQARIARIMAESQYRMLSTMDPNSIEGAVSTGQGIAPSQINTLRAQLATARASLAQIESDLGPNHPTVKAQKAQIDELSKEISTEQQRLVLQAKQTYLAALKDEQDTTAALEAEKNQAYKMRDDLVEYTIRQREFESDRNLYEGLLQRLRTAGVEAGLESLEIDVVDPALLPANPTLKRKTTVVLTYLVLGFIAGVMMAFLLESLDTGLQSVADVEAFLELPSLAIIPRFKRSAEAAGQGGTAIRNITSLSQPKSQFAESFRSLRTALLLSSAGHPPRTILLTSATPSEGKTTASVNLATVLAQGNARVLLIDADLRRPTVHEQFGLSARVGLSSVLTGSTPLEQAVQQISSVPNLDVLVSGPMPPFPTELLSSEMMRQLLQSAKESYTHVVIDSPPVLSVTDAVILSREADAVVLVIRQGKSSKPVVRRARDLLVRSGAPLSGILLNAVDISSPDYYGYYGYSGYTSAGADSESWKAKSDASSGDQSGEVK, from the coding sequence ATGGGTCTCCAAAGCGCGCAGACACCGCCTCAGGCAGGCGGCGCATCTGATACTTCTCCCCTCGCCTTCGGAACCGCGGCGACAGATACGACTCTCTCTGAGACTCTTGTCACCCTGCGCAAACGAAAGAGGGTATTGCTGGCTTTCGTACTGGCAGGCCTGCTCTACGGCATCTACGCCGCCGAGACGCAGCCTCGTATCTATGAGGCCTTCGGGCGCATACAGGTGCGGTCCGGCTCGTCTAACGAATATCGAGTCAGCAGTGTCTCCGGCGCGTCCACGGATAGCTCTCAACGACTTCTGACCGAGGTCGCGATTCTTCAGAGCGACTCCCTGATGCTGACCGTCGCCCGCGAGATGGATCTCGCCAATAATCCTGACTTCCTGAACGGACCGGCGCCGAAACCTCGTGCTTCCCTGGATGATCCGGCGGTTCGACAGGCCACCATTCATGGGCTTCTGGCAAACCTCGTGATCTCTCAAGTCCAAAAGACGGAGATCATTCGTATCAGTTATCGATCACTCAGCCCCAAGCTGGCAGCCGATATTGTCAACAAAATCATCTCTGCTTACATTCAACGCAGCTATGAGACGCGTTTTGCTTCCAGCCAGCGGGTTTCGAACTGGCTCTCAGGGCAGCTCGACGATCTCAAGCAACAGGTTCAGTCCTCCCAGGAGCGCATGCTGGATGTGCAGAAGCGGCTGGGCATCCTGGGATTCGATCCGAATCACAGCCAGATCACTTCCTCCCTCGAACAGCTTTCGACAGCCTCCAACCAAGCCCGCATTGCTCGCATCATGGCTGAATCGCAGTACAGGATGCTGAGCACCATGGACCCCAATAGTATTGAAGGAGCCGTCTCAACCGGTCAGGGGATCGCTCCTTCGCAGATCAATACTCTTCGCGCCCAGTTGGCCACGGCACGGGCCTCTCTGGCTCAAATTGAGTCCGACCTCGGACCCAATCATCCCACCGTCAAGGCTCAAAAGGCCCAGATCGATGAGTTGTCTAAGGAAATTAGCACCGAGCAGCAGCGTCTTGTCCTTCAGGCGAAACAGACCTATCTCGCAGCTCTCAAGGATGAACAGGACACTACAGCTGCACTCGAAGCGGAAAAGAACCAGGCTTACAAGATGCGCGACGACCTGGTGGAGTACACGATCCGTCAGCGCGAGTTCGAATCGGACCGCAATCTTTACGAAGGTCTGCTGCAGCGTCTGCGCACCGCCGGCGTCGAGGCGGGGCTGGAATCGCTCGAGATCGATGTCGTCGATCCGGCGCTTCTACCTGCCAACCCTACTTTGAAACGCAAGACGACCGTCGTACTGACATATCTTGTGCTTGGCTTCATCGCAGGAGTCATGATGGCGTTCCTGCTGGAGAGCCTGGATACCGGCCTCCAGAGTGTGGCCGATGTAGAAGCATTCCTGGAGCTTCCGTCCCTTGCGATTATTCCACGCTTCAAACGCTCAGCCGAGGCGGCTGGACAGGGCGGCACGGCAATACGAAACATAACATCGCTCTCGCAGCCAAAATCACAATTTGCTGAATCTTTCCGCTCTCTTCGGACGGCGCTTTTGCTCTCCTCGGCCGGGCATCCGCCCAGGACGATTCTGTTGACCAGCGCTACGCCTTCGGAGGGTAAAACGACGGCTTCGGTAAATCTTGCGACAGTGCTGGCTCAGGGGAACGCCCGTGTACTTCTCATCGACGCCGACCTGAGGAGGCCAACCGTTCATGAGCAGTTTGGACTGAGCGCTCGTGTCGGCCTCTCGTCCGTGCTCACGGGATCAACCCCCCTTGAACAAGCCGTTCAGCAGATTTCTTCGGTGCCAAACCTGGATGTCCTGGTAAGCGGTCCCATGCCTCCCTTCCCCACGGAACTATTGAGTTCGGAGATGATGCGCCAGCTGCTGCAGTCTGCCAAGGAGAGCTACACCCACGTCGTAATCGATTCGCCTCCCGTGCTCTCTGTGACCGACGCCGTCATCCTGTCCCGCGAGGCCGATGCAGTCGTGCTGGTCATCCGGCAGGGCAAATCAAGCAAGCCCGTTGTGCGCCGTGCCCGAGACCTTCTAGTACGTTCTGGAGCACCGCTCAGCGGAATCCTGTTGAATGCAGTCGATATCAGCTCTCCGGACTACTACGGCTATTACGGCTACTCCGGCTATACCAGCGCCGGCGCCGACAGCGAGAGCTGGAAAGCGAAGTCAGACGCAAGCTCCGGCGACCAGTCAGGGGAGGTAAAGTGA
- a CDS encoding glycosyltransferase family 4 protein, giving the protein MAYLVSHPIQYQAPLLRRIAKEPDIDLTVFFGSDFSVKGYKDEGFGGVGIKWDVPLLEGYKHHFLPVLRDHARVTPTTPMNYGIASRLRDCGDGTPYDALWVHGYASVNALHAITAANALGIPVLVRAESWLGDRERSAAKLAAKKLFFRTLSQMIDGVLPIGTLNSEYWSYYLGEHVPQFLVPYAVDNEYFQQRSTEAAPRRGELRRELALSPDRPVILFASKLQRRKRADDLLEAYKQLSPAPGQEPHPYLVIVGDGEQREQLERAARQTGFSSIRFCGFRNQSELPRFFDIATVFVLPSRHEPWGLIVNEVMNAGRAVIVSDEVGCQSDLITDGVEGAVFPAGSVEGLADALRRTLVTPETAAEMGRKGLERINRWSFEEDVRGFRQALAAVTKKIAAS; this is encoded by the coding sequence ATGGCTTACCTCGTAAGCCATCCCATTCAGTACCAGGCTCCCTTGCTGCGCCGTATTGCCAAGGAGCCGGACATCGACCTTACCGTATTTTTTGGATCCGACTTCTCCGTAAAGGGATATAAAGACGAAGGCTTCGGAGGCGTAGGAATCAAGTGGGATGTTCCCCTCCTGGAGGGGTATAAGCACCACTTTCTCCCGGTTCTACGGGATCATGCTCGTGTTACTCCGACGACCCCGATGAACTATGGAATTGCCAGTCGCCTCCGTGATTGTGGAGATGGCACCCCGTATGACGCTCTATGGGTTCATGGATACGCAAGCGTCAATGCTCTTCATGCCATCACCGCAGCAAATGCTCTGGGAATTCCGGTATTGGTCCGAGCCGAATCCTGGCTCGGCGATCGTGAACGAAGTGCTGCCAAACTGGCGGCTAAGAAGCTTTTTTTCCGCACACTGAGTCAGATGATCGACGGCGTATTACCGATTGGCACATTGAATTCCGAGTACTGGAGCTATTATCTCGGCGAGCATGTTCCACAGTTTCTGGTTCCCTATGCTGTCGACAACGAATATTTTCAGCAGCGAAGCACAGAGGCTGCTCCGCGTCGCGGGGAACTACGGCGAGAGCTGGCTCTCTCTCCGGACCGTCCCGTCATTCTGTTTGCCTCCAAGCTGCAGCGTCGCAAGCGCGCCGACGATCTTCTGGAGGCATACAAGCAGCTTTCACCGGCGCCAGGGCAGGAACCACATCCTTATCTGGTCATCGTAGGCGACGGCGAACAGAGGGAACAACTGGAGCGCGCGGCCAGACAGACCGGTTTCAGCAGTATCCGTTTCTGCGGCTTCAGAAACCAATCGGAGCTTCCACGCTTCTTCGACATTGCTACCGTGTTTGTTCTTCCATCCAGGCATGAACCCTGGGGTCTGATCGTCAATGAGGTGATGAATGCCGGCAGAGCCGTCATCGTCTCTGACGAAGTCGGCTGCCAGAGCGATCTGATCACCGATGGAGTGGAGGGAGCAGTCTTCCCGGCGGGCAGTGTGGAGGGGCTCGCCGATGCCTTACGCCGTACCCTGGTGACGCCGGAAACTGCAGCTGAGATGGGACGCAAGGGCCTGGAGCGCATCAACCGCTGGAGTTTTGAGGAAGATGTGCGCGGGTTCAGGCAGGCATTGGCTGCAGTCACCAAAAAAATTGCGGCGTCGTAA
- a CDS encoding UDP-glucose/GDP-mannose dehydrogenase family protein, with amino-acid sequence MSKPIPIAVVGSGYVGLVAAVCFAEMGHPVICVDNDQQKVTALQEGDTLIHEHHLPELLGRYRNDRVRFTTDLAEATRESDAIFIAVGTPQSETGDADLSYVEAVACEIARSLTSYKVIVEKSTVPVYTNEWISRALERNGVERHLFDVVSNPEFLREGTAVVDFLHPDRIVVGADNERAAAILRDIYAPLTSGEYYQREDGISGCCSVSEPPPLLLTSTKSAEIIKHASNAFLALKISFINAVSNLCEAADANVEQVARGMGLDTRIGPKFLRPGVGYGGSCFPKDVAAFRAVAEQMGIDFSLLTEVEKINAQQKKRFVSKVRSALWNLRGKKLAVLGLAFKGDTDDIRESPAIEIIRMLLNEGCSVAAFDPAAMERTQQVLPAGGKLRYAADAYEAAKDADALLILTDWAEFGELDLRRLNQLLRYSIIVDGRNLYDPAVLSDHGFTYVSVGRPAAHPIRETSTVAKA; translated from the coding sequence ATGAGTAAACCCATTCCTATTGCCGTCGTTGGTTCTGGATATGTTGGGCTGGTAGCTGCTGTCTGCTTTGCAGAGATGGGGCATCCGGTCATCTGTGTTGATAATGACCAGCAGAAAGTCACTGCCCTCCAGGAGGGTGACACCCTTATTCATGAGCATCATCTTCCGGAACTGCTGGGACGCTACCGGAATGACCGGGTTCGCTTTACGACGGACCTGGCTGAGGCCACCAGGGAATCCGACGCCATCTTTATCGCAGTAGGTACCCCTCAGAGTGAGACCGGGGATGCAGACCTCTCCTACGTGGAGGCGGTAGCCTGCGAGATCGCCCGTTCATTGACCAGCTATAAAGTCATCGTCGAAAAGAGCACCGTACCCGTGTATACCAACGAGTGGATCAGCCGTGCCCTGGAACGCAACGGGGTGGAGCGGCATCTGTTCGACGTAGTTTCCAACCCTGAGTTTCTGCGCGAAGGCACAGCAGTCGTGGACTTTCTTCATCCGGACCGGATCGTCGTCGGCGCCGATAATGAACGCGCGGCTGCGATCCTTCGAGACATCTACGCGCCCCTGACTAGTGGCGAATATTATCAGCGGGAGGATGGTATCTCCGGCTGCTGCTCTGTGTCGGAGCCTCCTCCCTTGCTTTTAACCTCCACCAAGAGCGCAGAGATCATCAAGCACGCTTCTAACGCTTTTCTGGCTCTCAAGATCTCCTTCATCAATGCGGTGTCGAATCTTTGTGAGGCGGCAGATGCCAATGTGGAGCAGGTAGCGCGAGGAATGGGGCTTGATACCCGAATCGGGCCTAAGTTCCTCCGCCCCGGTGTGGGCTATGGAGGCTCCTGTTTCCCGAAAGATGTGGCTGCCTTCCGCGCTGTTGCGGAACAGATGGGAATCGATTTCAGTCTTCTGACCGAAGTCGAAAAGATCAACGCACAGCAGAAGAAACGCTTCGTCAGCAAAGTGCGTTCGGCTTTGTGGAACCTTCGCGGCAAGAAGCTGGCCGTGCTGGGACTGGCCTTTAAGGGCGACACGGATGACATCCGGGAGTCTCCCGCCATTGAGATTATCCGTATGCTGCTGAATGAAGGATGCAGTGTAGCGGCCTTTGATCCTGCAGCGATGGAGAGGACTCAGCAGGTCCTTCCCGCTGGTGGCAAACTGCGGTATGCGGCCGATGCGTATGAGGCTGCGAAGGATGCGGATGCTTTGCTGATCCTGACAGACTGGGCGGAGTTTGGTGAGCTCGATCTGCGGCGTCTCAATCAGCTGCTTCGTTATTCCATCATTGTGGATGGACGCAATCTTTATGATCCCGCAGTTCTAAGCGATCACGGCTTTACTTATGTGAGCGTAGGACGGCCGGCGGCACATCCGATCCGTGAGACGTCAACAGTAGCGAAAGCTTAG